TTTAacctaaaaaaaaccttaGCTCTATTAATTAGTGATTCGGTACATCACCTTAGGGTATATATTGTTTGTATGCGTTTGCTTTGGGCGCTCAGCGTTTAAAAACATCGGTTGCTTCTTTAAAGTGTCTTCAGTGTGCGCGGCTAGCGCGCCTTATCAATTAGAGATCAACGGAAAACTCGACGCatcgggggggaggggggggaggaggggcgGTGTTTAACGGTAGGTGGGTGGTATGGGGTTTGCAACATTAAACTAAACAGGTGGTGGCGCTCAAGGAAGGGTGCACACAtcgatagcaaaacaaacaacaacaaaaaacagcgaTACACACTCATACAAATCATTCGATAGCGTGATAgctacacacactcacacatacatacacacggtAGCGCTTCATCAGCCCTTGATTGTGGTcggaacagcagcaaacaagcGGCCTAGAATGATGCGTACTACATCACACGCTGCGTAATCGTAAACCTAAAAACGAAAGCCccttcggtttttgtttttaaactcgCCAAAACCGACATCACAGGGCCATTAGTTAATCTCGTTTTGCGTTTCCACGTTTCCCGGCCTCACTGTCATCGCGCGTTTGTTCGAAAGGTTTTAATAATTCAACCTTTTTAGACTTTTGATACGGATTTGCCTGGCAGTCAGACGCAAATCGTTTGCGCTACACACGCAGGCACACAGCGTCCTTGTCCATGCGTGTACTTAGCAGAACATAGTCCTTTTATCCTACAGCCACTGACGTAATAGCACGATGACATGACacgtaaatgaaaaaaagggaagtaaaaaaaccctccaaaaCCAAATAGAGACACAAACACTATTGATACATTTTATGGTGTGGGGAGGAGGGTCGGCGGACCACGGTATAACATTGATTGCACGGAAATGCGACCAttaaaacaagtaaaaaacaaaaaaaaacaaaaaacaaaaaaacactcgcTTAGCAGACGCTTAGCCAACGCTTAGCAGACGACGTGAGtgttacagtgtgtgtgtgtgtaaagaaaacaaaaaatgggatCTGCTCCCGCCCGGGCTCCCTTGAGGCGCAAAGCAAGCGGACGCCCGGGCCACGACcccacgagcagcagcagcagcagcagcaggccgcGCATTAGTCACAACGAAACGTTGAGCGTTTCCTTGATCAGCTTCTTCATCGTGTTGCTCACGGAGGTGCCGCTCGGGCCGGCCGTGCTGAACTTGAACTGGAACAGGTACGGCTGCACGTCCGGGTAGGTCGTGTCGAACACCATGTCGAGCTCGGTCTGGTTCGGTATCTTCGGCACGTAGTCGTGCCGGTTCATGATCTCGGTGATGCAGAAGACCTTGTCGGTCAGCAGGTCGCTCACCCGCTCCCGGCACTGCAGCCGGTCGTCCTCGTTCGTGAGCGTCAGCAGCTCGAGCCGTATCGTCCACACCTCCCACGGTATGCAGTCGGTCTGGAACGGCCAGCGCGTCTTCTTGCGCTGGAAAAACTCGAGACTGATCTGGCCGGTGCCGCCGCTGTCGTTGCTGCGCAGCTGCCGGCTAAAGTTGCCGATCTCGCGCCGCAGCGTCTCCTCCAGCCGCGGCGAGCTGCAGCACACGTAGGTGAAGTCGAAGAAGTCGCAGTCCACGTCCCGGTAGCCGATCGTGCCGACCGAGTACATCGCCTCCTCGGTGTACAGGAACTTGCCGAGGCTGCGGTGAAACAGGATCGTGTGGAAGATGCTCAGCACCGCCTCGTCCACCTGCCGGCCCTCCATGCGCAGATCGAACGTTTGCGAGCGGGCGTTCATGGTTGGATGCGGGAGGCGTTGCGGGCAAAAACGAATCTCTCCCTAGCCCTCGCTCTCGTTCCTTCTTCTCCCTCAAGAGCAATCAAACTTAAATCTTAAAGCAGTACTCCCGAATACCCTTGCCTTCCCCCACAAAAACACGTGCGCAACGCACTTTGTTCAGTTTGTAGCAGAGTTCAGCTCTACAAAGTGGTGGGCTGGGGGTGcggaaaggggggagggggattgAGTTAGGATAtacaaaggaaaggaaatgccTAACTAAACCCACGGAACTGTAGCATCGTCTTCGTGCCGCCGGTGCGCACCATACGTGGCGCAGCCGCAACAGAAAACAGCACGACTGCGTTCGCTTCCTTCAGCAGAGCGTTTGAAATAATAGTTCCCTTTTAATCACGCGCCTAAACATGCACTCTcaaacacacgaacacacacatgcacatgcacacactaaTCGCTCAATCGGATCTTATTAGGCAGGGCGCGCGCCCGGAAGTAACATTGCGCCACGAGCTGATTTTGGTTCGggcgtttgttttggttttgcatttgcaccacaccacacacctcCGCCCTCGCGCCCACCGTCCTCCCGGCTGCTTACGCAGAACAACGGAGCCCACGGCCGGTCAGCATTGCGGTCGGGTTGGGAAGAATGTTTTGGACACACCGACCGCGTGCCAGAACAGCTTACAGCTAGAGGGGGCTAGAGGGCCTTGCTCTTAATCCTACTACCGCTACTACTAGTAACGTATTGCTATTGGTTGTAGTATAGTGCGTGTGGTTTCGTTACCCATATACTGTATCGTGCCGCAGAGCGTGCCGGTGCGGCTGCCGACGCTTAGCCACTTGCTCAGCCCGAAGTCGATCAGCTTGAGGTGGAATTGATCATCGAGCAGTACGTTTTCCGGCTTCAGGTCGCGATAGATGATGCCGGCGTTGTGCAGAAAGTCTAAAACGAGCAAATGGTAAGGTCGCAATGGTcgcaaaaataatgtaaaattaaaagaaaaaacacacataccgaTCGCTAAGGCTAGCTCCGCCACATACAGCTGAACCAGCTGACTGGTAAAGGACTTTAGACGATGGAACAGCTCACCGTTGCCGAAAAATTCGGACActgcaaaaagggaaagcgTATTAAATCATTACGCCATCGTGAAGCACTTTTAACCAGTGTGTGAGTGATTGTCTTAGTTGCATAAATGGAAACTGTTTCCACTACCATACTGCCACATACATAGTAGTGGTgagagctcggaatcggacctacccgattccgattccgtgttggatttccggaatcaatttcggagccgattccgatgctggaatcgattccaattccggagtcgattccaaaGTTAActccggaaccgatttcgaatctggaatcgattccgaatctggaatcgattccgaaatcagaatcggctccggaatcggaatcgacctgggaatcgcaatttgctctgGTGacagaatcagaattgactccagtttttttaattgaattaagaTGTTgcagaagcgaaatcaatcCAGGAATCTACATGAGAAAGGATCGTTTGCAAGTAAATTTGGcttctttgcggctatcaatacggaCCCAAAGAAGCGATTCCTggaccaattccggagccgtttCCGATTCCTAAGCCGGCAAATTTGTTGAGAGTTGACTCCGGCGCCGATTTTGGAATTGACCCCAGAGATGATTTCGGAATTGAcgccggagccgattccggagttgactccggagccgaatCCGAAGTTGactccgaagccgattccggagtcgactccaaATCcgaaatcggagtcgactccaaATCcgaaatcggagtcgactTTTAaatccggaattggaatcgactccggaatcacaatcggcttcggaatcagaattggctccggaatctgAATCGACCTGGAAATTCCAATTTGGTCCGgaaacggaatcagaatcgactccggatttgGAATTAGCtgcggaatgagaatcagtttttaaattatttctaaaAGCTTCAGAAGCAAAATCAATTAATCTCCATGAGAAAAGTTCGTTTACAACAAAATTAGGATTCTTAGCGGGTATCGATGCGGACCGaaacgcctattcttatggagatgccgaaaccgacgctgattctggagccgatttcaAGTCCGGACCCGACTCCAATTCTGAAACCGATACTGATTCCAGAAGCGATTCTGGAGCCAGTTTCGGAGCCGAATTCGTTTCCGAAGCCACTTCCgcaaccaattccggagctaattctaaTTGCGGAATTctaattccggaatcgattccaaccaAAATTAAATTTGTCCCATCACTATTACATACACAGAAACAGGCGAGTACGATCCTGCCAGTAGTCGACGCACGGCACTATGAACGGATGATGGCCACACACCGTCTGTATCTTCACTTCGTCCCTGACCTGTCCAACCGCATCGGACAGCACGATCTGcgtgaaaaaaacaatgaaggTGAAAACAACACTCGCCAAAAAAGGGGGCAACGATTCTGCACAGCCGTAACGGCACTCACGTTGGACTTTTGCAGAACCTTCAGCGCGTACCAGCGCCGACTGTCGCCACCGGCAAGCGTGTCCCGTACGCGGTACACCCGCCCGAACGCACCATTCGCCACGTACGTGCGCTCTGCGTACCGGTGGGCCCGTCGCTCGTCCACCGGGAAGGTGGGCAGAAACAGGCGCACTTGTTCCGGCACCGGCCAGCAGCTCTTGAGCAGCTGCGCTTCGCTGTCTAGCGTCGTTTGATGCCACCTGAAAATAAGGGAGGAAAAACGTTAGTTAGCTCTTTCGTCTCAGTGTGCAAGTGAATGTAGCGATGAGCACGTACCGCCGACGGGAGATCCTTGCCACGGGTGGTCGCGTCCGGTGCGAGTGTTGGTGGGGAGGAACGCAGCGCAGCACATAAATCGTCCTCGACAGTGTGCTCTGCAGCCAGACGAAGCAGCGGCGATGCGCTAGTGTCTCATGGTACCACCGCCCGAGCGGTCCCAAGCGCGCACCGTCAGCTGCTGCGGGTGGTAGCTGTTGGGTTTTcggggggaaaaacaaaacagatgaACTAGTTTCATGCATAAGTGGGTGTTAGATTCCACACAACCAATGCCTTAATGCCTTGCAGCTAGTGGCTTTTTGGCCAATACGATCAATAAAGTAAGGGCGTTTTTAACCTAACATGAAGAGCATTTAATTTCCATTACTCACTAAACTCAACTAGCTAGCTGTAAAAGGCCAACTACAGTGAAATAAATTGTAAGCCGTATTTTCAGACTAAAAATCTAAAGGAAAGGAGCTTTCTATTCTAAAAATAAGCCGAACAAAACTAGCTAAAAAGTGGAAAATgtcaactaaaacgaaataatgCTTTAAATGGTTTTACATTCTGTTCTAATAAGAAAGAGCCTTCTATTGTAAAAATGGAGAGATATCACCAAATTAAAGGCTGCAAAAGGTCAACTACAGTGCAATAAGgattaaatatgtattttttgctttctgttcCAAGCAGAAATAGCTTTCtattgcaaaaaataaagagaaatCACCTATCTAAAGGATGCAAACGGTCAGCTAAAATGAAGTaaagatttaaaatgtattcttAGCCTTCTGTTTTaatcatacagggttttccatgggttttcatagttgtgggacacttccttgactcgtTCTTATGATAAGTGAACTTCatgtgatggaaattggattcTATGGAACCCTTTTTAGACAAACTCCTTGGAAATTGCTATTGCTATTGCACACAAGCTATTGGATTTATCCAGCAAGGTTACTATAGAGTAAAATTCCcactacattaagttcatttcccgtaagaaataatcaataaagtttcccacagctatgagaactcctggaaaaccctgtaaatagCCTTCTATTGTAAAAATGAGAAGAAATAATCACACAAGAGGCTACAAAACGTCAACTAAAATGCAATAAAGGTTTAAACCGTTCTTTCAGCCTTATGTTCTATGCAGAAATAGCCTTCTATTGTAAATATGAGAAGAAATTACCAAAGAAAAGGGTACGAAACcttaattaaaatgcaatgAAGGTTTTAAACCGTATCCTCGGCCTTCTATTCTAAGCCGAAATAACTTTCTATTGTACAAATGAAGAGAAATCACCAAACTAAATGCTGCAAAATATCAACTAAAGTGCAATGAAGGTTTAAAATGTACTCTTAGCCTTCTGTTCTGATCAGAAATAGCTGCAAATGGTCATGTAACGTGCTATGAAGATTTAAAAGGTAGTCTCAACCTTCTATTCTACGCAGAAAGAAGCTTCtatcataaaaataaacaagaacCACCTAACTAAAAACTGTAAATCCTTACGTTCTAAGCGGAAATTACTTAATATTCTAAAAATAAGCACAAATTTCTGCTGCAAACGCTGCAACTCAAGAGCAAAAGCGGCTTCAAACTTATTCTTAGCTTTCTGTTCGTAGGTGAAATAGccttctatttaaaaaaaattagcaaaaatcaTCTCACTAAAAGCTGCACAAGCTCAACccaaaaaagcattaaaattttagccaaaaaagcattaaaaccGTCTTCCTAGCACTCTTTTCTTGCCGCTGCGCAGTTTTCTTTGCCGTACGAGCTACTTGTTGCGCTTCGATTGCTAAGATTTTGAACATCTTGCAAAGGTAAACATAGCGTGCTGCCGTGATGAAGCGCTGATAAACGCATCTTTCTAGTACGGTGACACGAAAATactttaaacattttccaaTCAGATGCCCTAAAGCCCTTGGGGTAGACTAAActttcccttcctttttttcatcgTAGTCCCCCGCCTTTCCAAGGCCAGACGTACCTGAAACGACACAACCAGATGCTCCTTCCGTCGGTCCTTCCCGCGCTGCGTGTAGCCGGCACGAAGCGGGCCCGTGTCCAGTGCGGTGTTGGCGTAGCTTATCGCAGGCTCGGTAGCCCGGATGTCCGCGTCGCCCATACAGGCCGCGACCGGCCGCCGCAACGCGCACGCAACGATGGCAGGGTCGGGCCGATCGTGCGTCGGGTCGGGCAACGGACACCCCCTTTACCGCTCTCGCTGCTGCGCTTGAAAATGCGGCGCTGCAATGGTTTCCTGCTGTGCCGTTCGCTGTTTTGCGTTTGTTGTCGAGTGTTCGTCTTTCTTTGCTAAAATAGAGACAAAGGGGGACATTAAAGCGTTGTGTTACGTGCGCTACTTTACGATCTAGTGCTTTCTAGCGGCGTGTGTAATGTTTGTTTCCACTTTAAATTGACACTAATAATGATGTTCCAGCTactggcagcagcaacgggAGAAAGGTCAGCTCATCCGGGACACTGGGACAAAACACCAACCCACCCACAGGGACGTAAAGAAGCAGCCAAAACCCACGCGAAGGGAAATgagacgttgctgctgctcgagggGGTTCGGGTGGCCCTTTAAGCCCTTTAAAcagagaaaaatgtaaacacacacacacaaacacgtaccAGTGGTGCAGACAGCACTGAGCACCTCTACACCTTATCCGGGGAGACGAGATGAGACGATGCAAACAAACGGGCGCCGTGCGTCCTTTATGCAATCGCGCTAGACACCAGCGAGATGGCCAAAGgctggaggagaaaaaaaagcggaGGTTTTGCTTGGGCTTGGGGGATGATGCTTGCCAAAGTGAGAGGCCCCTGGCGCCTTTGAACAACAACACgcgcggcacacacacacacacacgcacggatgACAGCCACAACAGAAGGGTATATGCGTCAGTGACAGTTCGCTTTTTGAGCCACCTTTTGGCCACCTTTCCCACTTTTGGgacaagaaagagacaaacCCCCACCTCCACCTCACCTTCACCTTCTTGCACTGGCTTTGACGAGGCTTTAGAGACGAGACCCGGACGACCCTCGGAAGAGCCCTGCGGCACAAAGCGCAATTCAGCTGTTACTTCAGCGATGGAGGGAAGGCGGAAGGGCTGCGCCACCCCACCATCCGCCCAATATGGGTTGGACGATTGCGCAGTGGGCAAgcctttatgtgtgtgtgtgtgtgtgtgtttttcgatCACGCCACTTGTCCTCGGGGGGATGAGAGGGGGGCTGCCTTTGCTTCTCTAGCCcgtcacaacaacaacaaaccaagcGCCACAAAGGCCACACACGATCAGCCAGATCCTTGCCAGCCCACCTACCTTTGCACTgccgtcaccaccaccactaccaccagcagcacttcaccagcacgcacgcacaggaGGGCTGTTTAGTGCCCCGCGCTCGGTATTAACGCACCGTCATCCGatgcaccacaacaacaaaacggagAGGGCGCCCAACAGAAGGCCAGCAGCTGGTGAAGTCGGttgacgggttttttttttctttctctattcGTTCGATCGGTCGGTACCTGTTCGCGACAGCTGACAGGTACGAGCGCGTTGGCGCCTGGCACGATGACCGTTCCACGGCTCGGTACTGTCTGTCAGGCCAGCGGTTACATTCAAATGTCGGAAAATTGCCGTTTTAATTCAACACTTTTGCTCGCCACACAGTCTCCGTGCAGGGAGGGAAAAGCTGCAAAATAAAGCGAACGTTACtgcgtttttttgtaatcAATGCTGCAACCACGCAGCGGATCGCACCGAACCTGTCCTGGAGTGAGTGCTGGTTTGTCACACAACGATGCAACAACATTTTACCAACATGCGGCACCAATTTCACACACAGTTTCAGTCAATATTTTTGCTCACCAGCAAGCAGCTCGGGAAGGTAAACAGGCTCACGCTTTCTGTCTCTCGTGCGATTGTTTTCACAAATATTCTATCACActcgctgtgctgctgcttacaACGCACGTTAACaagtttcaaaattaattatcTACAGCCACTTGCTGTAGCGCACTTCCACCTCCCGTTGCCGAGCGTTCGGAGGAcgcattttgttgaaaaatggTTAGTTtctgttatttattttttctcttttggcGTATTTCGCATcgaaaacagcagcaacccgTTTGACAGCTGACAGGCGCGGGCTATGTCGACCGCGGCCCGAAACGACCTGTCAAGTGTCACGGGCCAGAGTCGAcattgtgtgcgtgcgggaagGCAACGTTCacatcgctgctgctgtaggcaatattttaaatgccttttttgttttgttctgggTTTGGTTTGAAACTCATatcgttttatttgttttttttttcttcaatcatTATGACCAATTTATGCCTTTAATTACGTTTCTACACAAAGCATGCACGAAAATAGCGCATCTTCATTGCCGATTGGTGTGAAGTACAGTCAAGGACAAGCTGTGTTCGACACCACCACAAAGGTCGCTTCGTAAAGTAGCTGACATGAGCTAGAGATGTGCGTAATAGTGATGGGTTACGTTGGTAAAAATCTGAAGTCTACTccaatccgactccgataatttcggaaccgactctgtgttatccggagtcgttcggagtcggctGGAATCGatcggagttgtccagagtcatTCCGGAGTTATTTGATGTCGAAGTCATGCAGAATAATTGGGAGTCAAGTCGGAATCATactgagtcgtccggagtcatactgaagtcggagtcatccggagtaaTTGGGGGTCAAGTCAAGTCTGAGTCAAGTCGGAATCATActaagtcgtccggagtcatacTGTAGTCGGAGTCATTCTGAAGTCGTAGTTATCCGGAGCAATTGGGAGTCAAGTCAAGTCGGAGTCTAGTCGGAGTCATActgagtcatccggagtcgttctgaATTGTACGGAGTCGTCGGTGTCGTCCGAGGTCGACCTTCAAAACAAAGACCTGTATACAAAGTGCACGCGTAAAGTGAGAGAAAAGAACACAACGAAATGTCTGATCACAAGTACATTGCACTGGAGGGCTCAAGTTGACTCAGatcgactccgatcgactctggACGTATCAGgaagactccgactccggtcgactccagacgactccgatcAACGCTGGACggctccgaatgactccagccgactccagacgactccgacacTGATCAACACTGCAccactccgaacgactccggccgactccagccgactccggacgactctggtcAACTCCGGATTCCAGATGACTACGACTCCGGATACcttcgactccgggcggaagtagtcttcttcttcatttggcacaacaaccgctgtcggtcaaggcatgACTGTACCAcaatgggcttggctttcagcgacttattgattaccatagcaggatagtcagtcctacgtatggaggcaTTTGAGGCAtgaacccatggcgggcatgttgttgagtcGTACTAGTTAACCACTGTATCACGAGACCGGCCCAGGGGGGCGGAACTGGTGGATCCCATTTTTTCGGAGTCAGAATCGTACTAACAATAGCCTGAGTCGGATCTGAGGCGTGGATGCGCTCCAGAAAGCACGTCACTAGTGCGTATGCCTATCAGTGTCGAGCCATCCGAAGTTGCTCCAGCTCCAGGTCCAAGATGTCTTTGAGGCCATGGACTCTGGTGGATCGAATGCTATTGCGCTGCATGCGCTATGATCTGGGGTTTCCTCTAATATATAATAATTGGCTGTTTGTCCATACACTTTACGTTTTATTACCCATAGCATGACTTATTGATATTTTCTTGTATTTGGCGATTCGAGAAAAATTGGAGCGTACGCGATGCGGACTATAATTGGATTTCTGGAAAAGTGCAGCTGAGCATATTacaagaaaagaacaaaatcaaatGCACTGAAAGCCGATCCAGCAAAGCCGTAACATCATCCCTTTAGGGGTCATTATTGCTATCCTAAATAAAGGATTACCTCTTCCAGGACCGAAATCCGAAATGACGCAACATGTTTTGCTTGCGGACACAACTTGGTGCAATAAACAGCATTCGAGGTACGAGCACAATCGATGCGCGAGAATTAGCTTCAGCGGCCGATAGCCTACAGTCCGAGATACGAGATCAGGTGCAATCAGTATTTTAGGGCAAACTGCAGTAAACTGTGAAATAGCAGTGAAATAAGAATTTCCATATAGTAGAGAGAATCGAGGATAAGTAAATGCAGATAACACATGATCATGctgtaaaatatgttatttgttatttatacTTATAGGTACCGAAAAAGGATCGAATGCTAACAGGAATTGCGTTCCGTCGCTTTAGATCCAATTAAGAGAACGGTCAGAACCTCAGATCAGATATTGCCGGTTTTGGATGGTGTTTTTACATTAATGACATCCCATGCAATCTTGCTGCATGCGGCGAAGCGGTAACATCAACATCATTTGATATcaccgcatgcgattttatatttattccggtactttttctcaagaaaagctttttttagCTAACTCCTATAAATTCACGCCAATCTGTTCAGCTTGCAAAAAGAGATGTTCATTTCTGCGTTAAGGttgtaaatataaaattaataaaaataaaagaaaaactttaattAATATCATGTTTAATGTAACTATACGTTAACTCAATACAACAAAATAGATATTAGAAAggtaattaaacaaaattatttgacTCTTCTCGATGCTTTACAGTGAACATCAAATATTGGCCATGCAAAATGACTCAAAATGACCCATGCCTCTATTTGAAACGACATACCAGCTACTGTTATCCAGTTGCTGGATTCTAATCGCACACGTTTCGCTGAATAAGCTGCATGCGATGATACGGAGCCGATTGCCGATGCAATCGACAGCACCGCCGCTGATTTGTTCCTTGAACTCATCATCTCCATCATCACAACGAAACCCCGTCCCGGCGTGTAATGTGACGCGTTGGTGAATCATACCTCAAGGCATCTCGCAATCGCGAACGTTTGAAGGCTCCACCATGCGTTCCAAAACGCGCAAAACGCCAAGGGACCAAGGTGAAC
The Anopheles arabiensis isolate DONGOLA chromosome X, AaraD3, whole genome shotgun sequence DNA segment above includes these coding regions:
- the LOC120905480 gene encoding autophagy-related protein 101 gives rise to the protein MNARSQTFDLRMEGRQVDEAVLSIFHTILFHRSLGKFLYTEEAMYSVGTIGYRDVDCDFFDFTYVCCSSPRLEETLRREIGNFSRQLRSNDSGGTGQISLEFFQRKKTRWPFQTDCIPWEVWTIRLELLTLTNEDDRLQCRERVSDLLTDKVFCITEIMNRHDYVPKIPNQTELDMVFDTTYPDVQPYLFQFKFSTAGPSGTSVSNTMKKLIKETLNVSL
- the LOC120905479 gene encoding serine/threonine-protein kinase S6KL, coding for MGDADIRATEPAISYANTALDTGPLRAGYTQRGKDRRKEHLVVSFQLPPAAADGARLGPLGRWYHETLAHRRCFVWLQSTLSRTIYVLRCVPPHQHSHRTRPPVARISRRRWHQTTLDSEAQLLKSCWPVPEQVRLFLPTFPVDERRAHRYAERTYVANGAFGRVYRVRDTLAGGDSRRWYALKVLQKSNIVLSDAVGQVRDEVKIQTVCGHHPFIVPCVDYWQDRTRLFLLSEFFGNGELFHRLKSFTSQLVQLYVAELALAIDFLHNAGIIYRDLKPENVLLDDQFHLKLIDFGLSKWLSVGSRTGTLCGTIQYMAPEILRGEPYGHAVDWWALGVLACRMYTGRYPLMDPAHHLRASVTELPIVPPSSPYSSTAIDGPVANRRLLPASADRLPPDGRDLLHRLLEPDPRARLRSLLQLQRIALYQHYRWEDVRTRKIVPRDLFDDECLVREEDAVLFTDF